GGAACAGTTCCAACAACTGTTTCTTAGATCTAGACATTATCCAAATGCCCACCTAGAATCTTCAAATGCCAGGAAGACAAGCATTTATATATCACATAAAGAATGGGATGATAATTTAGTGCGAGAAGACTTATGATCCAATCTGGCCATTTATTCTATGTTCGGGTTTTTGGTTAGCCTACTAAGCCGGACAGGAAAAAATATTTTACTGTTCATGCCGTCACTGAAAAATCTTGAAAAAACATTACGTAGTTATCAGGatcttataaataaaaaaagatggCTGATCTCACGGTTAAGTCCCTAAAATAACTTGGGTTAGAAATGATTTGAATGGGGATATGCAATGAGGCGTGGAAGACAGGTTTCATTAAGGTTGTTGagaaaaatcaatcaatcaatcaatcttaCCGATTAAAACATGTTTTGACGTGCATCAGCTTTACTTTCCTTGATGTGCCAAAATATCTTTAACATTCATTAGAGTAATACCGTATGCAGCATGATTTCCCTGGTCCAGAAGAACGCACACGGCACACCAGTCCCTTCATTCCGCTGATGCAAGAAGATATACACCAATACACACCCAACAAGCTTTACGAATTAGTTAGTTAGTCTGGTTGATGTCCTTAAAAACCCTTTTCACCTTAATTACATGAGACAGTGACCAAAACGGTTCTACCTAATCCAGTCCAGTCAAGTTGCATGCAACAAAAGCTAACACTAAATTGGCAATAATAGTAGTACTAGTACCTTGCTTAATTTGTGACGTTTTAACAACTCCTACTTATTCAGCCTTTGCTTAAGATTTGGTGGTTGCCTCCAGACACACCTAAGATCTGGTTTAATAAAAGTCTGCCTAATGCACCTAAATACCTAATGAACCATCGATTTCTTTAAATAAAAGTTTTGCCTAGTACTACTGGCTACTCTAATTAACTGTAGGCccttaattgtatttttttgacTGTAGAAAAAGCTGCGACTCTTTTGATGTAAAAGTATTTCCTAGCATCTAGATTCCAGATGATGCCTCGGATTTCTTAAGCTACTTGGATTTTATTTAAGCATTTACCTTTTCAGCTTATAAACAGGCTCcttattagagcaagtcttatgatgGAATCCATCTATCTTCCaagccacctcagcacttggaattgtggatggaagcgcaagtataATGGTGGATTAGTAGAAAtactattcttaatggagctaaaaaaatgcaattaagaatgtagctaaaaaaacgtaattaagaatggagttttttttttcagccgttagatttcgacaactcattttaaatatacggataaaaaaaaacgcaattcttaattgcgtttttttagctccattcttaattgtgtttagcgctattcttattggcgttcagatggattccacgaaaccgtggaaccttgcttggattttctgtggaagtcactagacttgacattccatggtttttccacacttggaatagtttggattccaccataagacttgctcttatgaAAACTATCAAGTGGTGTGATGGTAGTGCAGCAACGGATattatcaaaagaaagaaaaaagataatTTGTCCAGACCTCGAATTATTTTTAGGAATAACGACTATGGACGAAAATAATTATTTAGACTTAAGTTTCCcgactataaataaaaatcagaattaaACTTAAACATAATTATTCgtaggaataacgactatgaacgaagataattatttAGATCTCGGTTTCCcgactataaataaaaatcagaattaaACTTGAACAAGTTCAATAACATAATCATATTAATGAAATTCAACTATCTGGAATAATGACTTTGCAGACTCTGAAATAGACTTgaggaaaaaccctaacttgtgcaacaagaaaggatgaaaacaacccaaaaccgactcaaatcctgatttgatagttttggtaaattttaggttatctaaaataattaaaataatcgCTAAATAAAACTATATGCCACAAACGGCGACTAAAACGGACTCCTAACGAAtaagttattaagaaaacaaaaaactttcttaaaatggcaaaaacgaccttttgagaccctaaacgatggaatttgactAAAttttggtgaccatgtggatcgaTAAATCGACATGTCTTGTCCCGTCAAAATGGAttcctcttgaactaaattacgaCAGGTCCTTAACTTCCAAATAATTCAGAACACGTGCTATAACTTGCTCATTTACATCAGATGGTTAGCTTTTCCCACAGACGAGGTTGGAAATCGAATCCCTGTAATAGCATAAATCTTAAGCTAATGTGATCACCCTTTTATCTTATCAAAACAAATAAAACCATAAAAGTTGATCAATTATGACTAATTCGCCATCATACTTGTAGTTCTAGTGATCACGGTTCTTTCttatcaaaacaaataaaaacatacAGTACCTAGCTTCATTTTCTGATCTTACCTATTAGTTGTTACTCACTATACAGTACCTATATGTATACATTGAGGTGTACAATTCGTAAGCAAGCTCCCATGAGCCATTAAATTGATCTGATGTTAcaacaaaacataaaaattgaTCATTTATGACTAATGGCCATTATTAACGTATACTTAGCAAATTTTGCACTCCTTTGCTAATTTGGCTCTAGACACACCTAATACACTGGTTATTAATAAAGTagcctaagagcaactgcagtggacgactaaacccaaatttggtgtcgagtgggctggcgtagtgggacggaccatcgatcaaaatttgatcaaagagtaaaactcggaccaaatttggtcggcgattaagaccaaatccaaatatagtcgggagtttatataatgtccgcctacccgacgggcgttggtataatgtccgcctgtagccgcgcgttcgtaaagttaacgcctgatgcagggcgttggtataatgtccgcctggatggggcgttggtataatgtccgcctggatggggcgtacgtaaagttaacgccggacacccaggcgttgatatagtcatgatcccaccttcacaaagttttgaaaactttgcttggggcgttgtctttatcaacgccccatttttttattttttttatttttgaacccgggcgaacgtataatctccgtcccacacaccaggcgttgctatagttcacgccccatacaggcgttatctttatcaacgcccgataccaggcgttatctttatcaacgccccatgccaggcgtaatctttatctacgctggacgatgaagcggactttatatcaacgcgcgaccaaatttactcatcacccgctacgccacaggacggactaaacccaaatttgatttttttgttagtctttggtctttagttatgctcgcaccacaGTGGACGCTCTAATACACCTAAACCCAAAAGTTTTGCCTATTACTACTATATTAGCACATCTAATTTAATGTGCATGTCTTTTTGACCGCAGAAAAAGGATGCCACTCTTTTGATGTAAAAGTATTTCCTAGCATCTAGACAATGTCTTTGATTTCTTAAGCTACTTTGATTACATTTAAGCAAATGCCTTTTCAGCATATAAACAGGGATCCTTTTCAGCAATTGCATTATTATTGAACCTAAGTTCTTCCATATATATGGCCCTTGAAGTGTAATACTATTGGCTTAAATGTTCCTAGCCAGTTAGAGTCTAGATGCTGCAGCTGCACACAAGTAGTAATTAATACAAATAGTAATCTTAAGCTCGGCCGCCTCATATTGACTGGCTCTTGGCATAACTAAGAAGCCACTGCCCTAATGCAAAATCTAGCAGTTCATGTGTCAGAGAGCTTAATTCTTTACAAAAACATAACTGTTGTAGCAAAAGAGGATCTAGGAATAGAAAAACCAAATAAGGATCAGCAAcaagttgtgttgtgttgtgcagCTTGTGCTGTTGCAAATATTAATCTATGGTTGAAGATGGTTTTTCCTTTTCCTGGAACCGACCATGTTAACTGTAAACAATTCATGAATGACaaaattcttcttctctttcattgtCTCTTGGTAATTGAATAGTTCCTAGCTCATTCCCCATCCAAAAAAGAAACACAGGAAAAATAATATCTAAAGAAATCGAAATTTCGTGTCTCTTGCGCTTGAATAGGAGACAACAGAGTAGATTTATATTCATATAACGGGTGGTACAAAGGTTTTGAGAACGTGGTGTACATGAATGAAACCATAAAGAGCAGCAGTGAGTGAGTTATCAATAATTTGTTGGAGATCTAGCTTAACGGGGCCGTAAAGATGCTAGGTCACTCGGCCTGAAGATGACTCGACACGAGCATCCTATGTTGGTCAATGGCAAGAGGTTGCTGAGAGCATGAAAGGCTGTAACACGCTCTTCTGATAAAGCTGTGTTTCGTGATTGAATTCAAATTCACAATGATTTATACATGGAAGTGTCTATTGGGATGAACAAGCATCTCCCAACAGACACTTACAAACTCAATAAGGACATTCCTGACGAGAGTGGTTCAAGTACAACAAGTTTCAAGTCTTTCTTAGTGTTAACGGTGTCATTAGTACCAAAATGTGTTCTTCTGGTATGTCATTTGAAACAAACGTCATCAGATCAGTGGCATTTTCATGACAACATTTAACAGTAGAGTCCACAATTGCCTCGCATAGGTTAAATCCGCTCCATATCTTATAATGCCTACAAATCAATTAGCAGCAAATGACTCATAAACAGCAATAATTGGAGGTATTAGGAAGCCACTTGGATTTTGGTCAGGAGCTACTGCTCTTTATGAAACTAGAAAGTCTCAGAAAATCAGTGTGAAACTGCTCAAGATGTTCAGTTAGTTTACACATTTTCAAACTATGGTTGTTCATGTTCCTCAGTGGGCCTTGAATAAGATGGTGGGTTCCTCCGTAAACCCCTTATCCAGTTCTTTATTTGATTTGGAAacatattttgaggcatactcaaggtTTGGCTGATAACCTATGTTTTtggctaggttcggctgataacttttcagccgaacgtAGACAgatgtatgcctcaaaacatgtaagtatgcctcaaaacaggtttcttgaTTTAATAGTTACAAACTCAGAGTCACCAGAGACTGAAAATGTTACTGTCTCTATTTTTCCCTTTTCacatcaaacaaacaaacaaacaatgtACACCAAAGAAAACAGAACTTCTCCGGCACTACCAATTACAAAGGAACATTTTTTTCTGCATAGTTCTCGTAACCATTAAATAAGATTTACTGTACTGTAGTCTCGTACCCCGAATTATTACGGTGCAGGAGTGTATCCAAATCATGATTGTGCACAAAATTTGGCAGATTTTTACTATTTGGACCAAACTTCCCTACAGGAACAAAAGATGAATTATTACAGTACCTTTGGCATGCTTTCACTTTCAAGATCCAACTCTAAGAACAAAAACTCTCGTTTTAATTGTGAAAAGCTTCAATTTTCTATTCATCCAGATATCTTCCTACAAAATCTGCTTTAAGTTTTGTACAAGGGAGACTATTAGCACCACGAATACAACAGGGTACTTCTCGGGACAAGTTAGACGACAATGATTCAGTACTGTAACAATGAATAGGTCTGCTAAACAGCAATGACTCGGTACATATTTCTTTCAGTAACAAGTCTTGTTGACACAAACCTATCCTTACACTACGTCTTGCTGGCCAACCCTACTACAAAGACTCGACTTAATATCTTAAAGTCGAAAGCAACTGGACTTGGTACTACTTGACAACAGCTCTGATAAGTGAGCTGTGGGATGAAAATGAAATAGCTAGAATTACAGGTGTGGGTCTTATCAAATGTAAATCATTTAGAGTGAGGGTAGAGTTATTTTACCATAAAATACGTGTAATCTTCTACAACAACAAAATGTTGAGCATCAGTTAATGATAACCACACAAGAGTGCCTGTTTTGGACTAACCTCAACCGTAAATTAGATTATTGCACAACCACCAAAATTGTATCACAAAAGAAAGAGACTAGACTGTGTCATCATGCTATCACTTAGAATGTGTCAAACTTATGTGACTTGTCATTAATTTTGGGACCACTTTATCCTCGAAACATCAAGCCAAGTTAAGATGAATTCATCAAAATCAATAGAAACATATAAAGGCCAAACCATTTagactttttttttgttgttgttgttggataGCTCATGTTCCTGGAATGACACTTACGCAACTGATACAAAAAATAATAGAGAAATGTTTGGTCAACTGGCAGGACCTGACTATACACCGCATCTTCTGTTGGTATGACATTTAGGGCATACTGTGCTTCAATATTTTGTTGACGGCTTGTTCACATACATAATTTACACATATCTGACAATAGAATGGAGCTAGTACCTGCATCAACCAATCAATGCTGGTTCTGTCCTGAATTTTCTGCTGTTACTTTCTCTGCAAAGTAATTCTCATATAATTATACGCTGAAACCTTCTCAAAAATATAAACAAGAGGAGTGCAAAGTTGAATTCCAACACTGAAAGACTCCACGAAACAAAACCACATCAGTTCAGGTATAAAATCATCAAAGCTCCTGACTAACAGAGCTGGGCTGGAAAGAGTTTAATCATCGAGCCCTAATTCTTTAGATATGAGTAGATAACTTTAACATTGTATTGCCCACTTGCAATTAAAAGAGGTTCAACTAGATATAACAAACACAATCTATCAACTAACACCGCTATTTTCCATCTGGAGTTCTTGAACCTAAGGTATAAGAGGCTGATAAAGGCAATTTTTCTTTGGTTGCATATATTCGAGGGGAGTACAAACTAAAACAAGACACTCAAAGACTAAAGCAATCAGGCCATGGGGTAGATAACAGGAAAGTAAATTTAAGATTTGGATAAAATTTACTGCTGCGTGGTAATAAGTTATAGATAGGCTTGATGTTTTAGGAGGAAAACCAAAATAGCGAGGTTTAGCACCCACCCATGTTTAAATCACTACTGGCAAACATGCTTTATGGGATCCACATTCTGGGTGAGTAGCTGCACTAAGGCAAGTCATAACCTTAAACTTGACTAATCTAAAACTTAATGGTGACATGGGAAGTTAAGGAGATAAACACTTAAAGGTTTCAAAACTGTGGATGAGATCCTGATCATGGGAAAAGCCAAACCAGAAGTTATTGTCATAATCACTCCATGCGGATTTGATGCTAAAGCCAAGTGCTATGGACTCTACATTTGGTTGAGCTGGATATTAGTGGTGAAGGAACTGGATTACTGGACTATGGAAATCGAGATAAAAAGCTTATAGGTGGCTGAGTTTCTTCACGTGGTTTTATTTATTTCAAAATAACCGGAAAAGGAAGTGATTTCTCCTAGCTGTAATACAAACAACAGTATTACATAATATAAATCACAAATACAATAATTTAAAGAGTAAGGAGTACCATGTGGGACGCCGGTAGATATCAGCCGGTCTATATTATCAATACGACGTTGTATAGATTTCAAAACAGAGTTCAACGATAAGACTCTCTTACGAACTCCTGAGATTTTAGAAGCATGTTGCATAATAAATGGCAATGGTGCATCTTCTAGCAGTTGATCAAGCTCTGAAGAATACAACATAAACAACAAGAATAGCAGAAAATTAGTTTCTGCAGCAATGAAAGATGAGTACAATTTATTTTGCCTTCAACTTCGATTTAACTTACCCAATTAACACGAAAATAACACATACAAGCAACAACACAAAACAGGGTGAGAACTTCTCTTCTTCTTACCATATTTTGCATATGCAGAATTCCTTGTTGATTGACCAACAGAAGTGCACAACTAAAATGAAGGACAAACTGATGCTACTAAAGCTCGAATATGGACGCTGTGGTTTTAAAATGCGTTATGCAGTGAGAGACGAGGCGGTGATTCGATCAAAAAGATGAAAGAAATAAATATGTAGAAATGCCTGTAATATTTAAAAGTTTTAATATAACATCATAAGTtctgggaaaaaaaaatcaatcaaaacaaaTTAGCCCATAAACCAAACAAGTCTCCTGAGAAATTAAGCATCTCAAGATACAATCATGTTTAAGAATGGGTCGGAAACATGAGATATAAAGACAGCAACAACAAATTTAGGTTTTTTTCGACACAAAGATGCTaagttttttaatattttataaCACTGAAGAAAGAACTGCAAGGTAACTTAAAAATACCCCAGTAAGAAGGTTTATTTTGCGTGTTCCTGCTTTTCCATGAAAAACATCTCTTGAGACGCCTTTTGGAGGAAAATTCAGGGTTAAAGGTGTATGCCTTTTAATGGCAAAAAAATGCCCATGAGGAAACGCTGCCTCTACCGCTTTTCACAACCATGGAATGCTGTTAAAGAGCAACCAGTCAGATTCAAGGGAATATAGTAAATCATGTTCGACTTTCATAGTGGCTTCCATGACTTCCAAAATCATGCACAAAACTCCATAAATTTTAGCTAGGTAAATGAAACGACGGCCCATGGCTGTCACACCTCAGCTACAATCCCATCAATAATTACTACCAATTGTCATTCATGGAAACATTAGAGTCCTTGAAACCTATGTTGTTCAGGCTTGGCGCTAAGTAAAACATATGGAGTAATATCCCTACTAGTTGAGCAACATACTAGTACAAATCCTAATTGAAATGAAACAAACCCAAAATAAAAGGCTGGGCATTAATATCTCGTGAAAGAATTCGGATTAAGGCTACGTTTCTTAAGGAACTTAGGGAAAATGGGCGCCTTTGCTGGCGAGGCGTCGCAAGAAAATGTTCGAAAGAACACCACATTGGCGCCTCAGACAACATAGTTATAAAAATCAAAATGCATGATCATCATGTAATTGAAATGGGAATGGAATTACCTCCAGTAAGTCTATTAATGGCGGAAGAGAGCTGGTCTTGACTTGTAGCTGTATTTTGAGCCTTGGTATCAAATTCCTTAATTAGAGTTCCGAGAATAGATGAAATTCCTTTAGCTAAAGCATCCGAAGTCTTATTAATAGATTCTTCATCTTGATTTGAGGAATCATTCGTATTCCCAACTTCAGAATCCGCAACTTCATCATCTGGTTCTTTGAGGGTTTCTtctagaggaggaggaggagaaggaggaggatcttcttcttcttgtgttgATGGAATATTCATGGCTTTTAGGGTTTCATTCGTAGTAGAagtaatttcagaaatgatgtaAATAAGACTAATCggagatttctagggttttgattttttgattttttttttaaacaaaggAAAATATACTAGATGACCGCTTCAGCCATAGGGGTCGACTACAGTACCCAACACCAACACATTGCCAATAGGAATTAACACTTCGACATTGTAAGCCAGATAGACATTTTGACCTTGTAAATCAATATCACAAATAACAAACATGAAGTCTCTCTTCCCCTGTGCGTAACCGTTTTTTCTAAACAAACTCCTAATTTTCTTCCCTGGTTTTTCTCCATTATCTTTTTTCTTAATCCAGATTTACTAGATTTTGGTATGAGATTTCACATCTACCGAGGAGATCTAGGAAATACTAATTActttgcttttctttttttctaagcaatattaggtttaggtttttgtttttgtttaattttaatggTTGTTATATGCTTTATGTTCTTCTGCTACGCTTATACGTCGGTTTATCATAACCCCCAGAGCTTTTTAATGAGATTTGGTAATATAAGCAACATAAGGAATTGTTACAAtagattttttcttcaaaacttgtcTTAAGAACCTCATTTATCCAAATCAGTGAAAGGAAGAATAGAGAAGGTGTGTCATGTTGGACGAAATCTTTTTTTGGTTTCTCATGAAGAATATTCAGGATTTTTTGGTAAAACAAATGGGATACCAGACTGATTTTGATACAACTTCTTCTCTGGAGGATGAGACAAAGGTACGTGCTTTGGAATTTCaattgaagaaaagccttaaactTATTGATGTGATAATTCAGGGAGATCCACAAGCTGGTATGGGGAATGATCAAGATATTCTTTGGAGCATCATTTTTCTCACTTGTAAGATTAAAACCTCTGTTAGTCTCTTCCATGTTATTTGGTTTTATGTAATCTCAAAAAACGCAAATTACATTGAaaatgcgtgggtctaacaaccacacccaacaattcttctggaaatctgagaggacttactccaatatactttctagagaatcaactagacaatcagactcaaactaggataaattatgtcaaagagtttaatatctctaaatcttaatgcaatccgtaatcagcaaatagaaatctgcgagcctgattgaatataagaggaattacttgaacgataccaaagaccaatgttcaagtgtcaatcaatgtaaatcaacaaccaaaggttggatattctaattgattgatcttaacgcacaacctgtgatatttcaattatataacaaaatataatgcggaaaagaaataacacagacaccagaattttgttaacgaggaaaccgcaaatgcagaaaaaccccgggacctagtccagattgaacaccacactgtattaatccgctacacacactagcatactaccaattaacttcggactggattgtagttgaaccctaatcaatctcactttgattcaaggtacagttgtgctccttacgtctctcatcccagcaagatactatgcacttgattcccttagctgatctcatccacaactaagagttgctacgacccaaagtcaaagacttgataaacaaatttgtctcacacagaaaagtctatatgattgaataaatctgtcttccacagaaatacccaagagtttttgtaccgtcttttgataaatcaaggtgaacaggaaccagttgataaaccggacttatattcccgaagaacaacctagtattgtcaatcacctcacaataaacttaatcgactagcgaaacaagttattgtggaatcaaaaacgatgagacgaagtttgtttgtgattacttttctaacttgtatatcggagatataaaatctagagccaattatttcaattgtacttaacacgacagaaaca
This is a stretch of genomic DNA from Papaver somniferum cultivar HN1 chromosome 1, ASM357369v1, whole genome shotgun sequence. It encodes these proteins:
- the LOC113278396 gene encoding uncharacterized protein LOC113278396; the protein is MNIPSTQEEEDPPPSPPPPLEETLKEPDDEVADSEVGNTNDSSNQDEESINKTSDALAKGISSILGTLIKEFDTKAQNTATSQDQLSSAINRLTGELDQLLEDAPLPFIMQHASKISGVRKRVLSLNSVLKSIQRRIDNIDRLISTGVPHEKVTAENSGQNQH